The sequence below is a genomic window from Alkalidesulfovibrio alkalitolerans DSM 16529.
GCGTCCTCGATGGGCACGTCCAGGCGCGCGCCGCCGGGCAGCGGCGTGTCGAGCACGGCCGGGACGCGAAGCCCGAGGAGCGTAAGCGTGGCGGCCTTGGCCGCGGCCGCGGCCGCCGTGCCCGTGGTGAACCCCTCGCGCAGGTCGCGCCCCGCGCGGCGAGACGGCCTCATGAAGCGCAGGCCTCCACCAAGTGGCGGGCCAGGGCGGGGTTGGAGCAGAAGTGCAGGTGGATGTAGGAGGCCACTACGTTGTGCGCGGCAAATCCCTCGGGCTTTTCGCGCGGGCCCTTGCGATCCTCCACGGCATAGAGCCCGGCTAGGTCGTAGGCCTCGTCCGGGAGCACGGAGTAGTGGAACTCGTGGCCGCGCGCCAGGGTTCCGGCCGGGCCCAGGATGCAGTCGCGCGTGGTCGTGACCTGGCGGTAGCCGAGCGCGGCGAAGCGTTCGGCCATGCGCGCGGACAAGGGGAAGACGCCGGACATCATGCAGGTCGAGCCGCGCGCGTCCCTGATCGACTCCATGAGATACATGAAGCCGCCGCATTCGGCGTAGACCGGGCGTCCGTCCTCGGCGAAGCGCTTGATCTCGCGCCGAAGTCCGGCGTTGTTGGAGAGGTCGAAGGCGGAAAGCTCGGGATAGCCGCCGCCCAGGTAGAGGCCGTCCGCGCCCTCGGGCAGCTTCTTGTCGCTAACGGGCGAGAAGAAGACGAGCTCGGCTCCGGCATCTTCGAGCAGCCGCAGGTTTTCGCGGTAGTAGAAGCAGAAGGCTTGGTCCTGGGCCACGGCGATGCGCGCGACGTGCGCCTTGGGTCGCCGTGAGAGAGGCGCGGCAGAGGCTGCGCCGGGGGTGTCCGGCTCCTCGTCGGCGCGTGGTTTCTCGCCGGAGTCGTCCGCGAAGAACAGCGGTCCAGGGATGTGCTCGTCGTCCGCGCTCCACGTCCTGTTCTCGTTCACGGGCTGCACGACCATT
It includes:
- a CDS encoding cobyrinate a,c-diamide synthase, translating into MKSLVVAGTRSGCGKTSVAVGLMAALARRGLRVAPFKCGPDFIDTSHHERACGRPSHNLDGWMCGRFSVEDIFARHAQGADVAVIEGVMGLFDGFSGSSEAGSTAEIAKWLHAPVLLVADASSMARSVAAMVGGYIDFDPEVAFAGVLLNRVGSAAHGEIASEALAAAGLNLIGMLPRAEEIGLPARHLGLSMGQETGEDMYARLADWVEAGIDLDALLSGLPEMVVQPVNENRTWSADDEHIPGPLFFADDSGEKPRADEEPDTPGAASAAPLSRRPKAHVARIAVAQDQAFCFYYRENLRLLEDAGAELVFFSPVSDKKLPEGADGLYLGGGYPELSAFDLSNNAGLRREIKRFAEDGRPVYAECGGFMYLMESIRDARGSTCMMSGVFPLSARMAERFAALGYRQVTTTRDCILGPAGTLARGHEFHYSVLPDEAYDLAGLYAVEDRKGPREKPEGFAAHNVVASYIHLHFCSNPALARHLVEACAS